A part of Gossypium hirsutum isolate 1008001.06 chromosome A07, Gossypium_hirsutum_v2.1, whole genome shotgun sequence genomic DNA contains:
- the LOC107956422 gene encoding uncharacterized protein gives MDGTMRICIDYRQLNKLMVRNKYPLPRINDLFDQCRGAFVFSKIDLRSGYHQLRVKEVDVHKITFRTRYGHYKFLVIPFGLTNAPTALMELMNRVFQPYLDLIEYHPGKANVVADALSRKVMSDLGTMFARLSLFDDGSLLVKLQEYTTLLHCSRIQGYKAYVRPASLSTFAKKLVMITGMSEQWVVARIQQKGDSKCVPWAVLRDLISTHPDVKKRVDVLALSIYGMVIFPKALGHIDEAVADLFDRVDK, from the exons atggatGGTACCATGAGAATATGTATCGATTACCGTCAGTTGAACAAGTTAATGGTGaggaacaagtatccacttccaaGGATcaatgacctgtttgatcagtgtCGTGGGGCTTTtgtgttttctaaaatagatctccgttctgggtatcatcagcttaGGGTTAAGGAAGTTGATGTTCACAAGATtacttttaggactcgttatgggcactacaaGTTCCTAGTCATAccctttggtttgacgaatgctccaACTGCATTAATGGAACTGATGAATCGAGTTTTCCAGCCATATTTAGATCT TATAGAGTATCATcccggtaaggccaatgtggtggccgacgctCTTAGTCGTAAAGTAATGTCTGATTTGGGGacgatgtttgctcgcctaagtCTATTTGATGATGGGAGTTTGCTAGTcaagttgcaa gagtatacgactttacTACATTGCTCGAGGATTCAGGGTTACAAGGCTTATGTTAGGCCTGCTAGTCTTTCAACTTTTGCAAAGAAGTTGGTGATGATtactgggatgagtgagcagtgggttgtaGCTCGTATACAACAAAAGGGTGATAGTAAGTGTGTTCCATGGGCcgttttgagggatttgatatcgACACATCCAGACGTAAAGAAAAGGGTTGACGTCCTGGCTTTGAGTATTTACGGCATGGTGATTTTCCCAAAGGCGttggggcacatagatgaggcagttgCGGATTTGTTCGATCGCGTTGATAAGTAG